The segment GCCGCTCTCGTCAGCGTCGCTCAGCGCTGCAGGCACCTCGCTCGCGTCGATCGCCTCGAGCAGTTCGTCGCCGTCGACCGCTTCCGGCAGCTGTTCGAGGTCGAGCGCGTCGAACAGTTCCTCGAGTTCCGTCGCGACCGCCACGAGCGCGTCGACGTCGCCGAGGAGGGCTTCGAGCGTCTCGTCGTCGACATCCTCGAGCGATTCGACGAGGTCGAGTTCCGTCCGAAGCGACTCGAGTCGTTCCAGCGCGTTCTCGAAAACGGCTCCAGTATCGGTTTCGGTCGAACCCTCAGTCACGTCGATCACCACCCGAACCTGGGTCGTCGGATCTCGCGTCCGCCTCCCCGTCAGCGGGACCGCTCGAGACGGTCACGGTCAGAACTCCGTTTTTGATTCGCGCGTCCGTTTCCACAGACGACGGCTCCCACGGCACGTCGACGCGCTCGAGTTCCCTGTCGCCGACGCCGACGACGAGCGCGGTGTCGTCGCCGCTCCCGCTGAATCCGACCGTTACCGTCTCGGGGTCCGCGCCGGAAATGTCGGCGGCGAGCACCAGCTCGTCGTCGAACCGTCGGACCGAGACGTGATGTGGCGGGGGCGACGGGCGACGCCGACGCGTTCGGGAGGATCGAGACCCGGGATCGCGCCCGCCGGGAGGCTCTCGAAACCCGTCGGGCGAGCGAACCGGTGGCCGTCCGTCCGCGGACCCTGGCGACTCGAGTCCCGAATCGATCGAGACGTCGTACTCGAAGCCGAACCGGCCGCCGCGCCGATCGGATGTGGACCCGCTCGCGGACCGATCTAGCGCGTCGAGAAGCCCGAGGAGACTCGAGAGCCAGTGGTCGTCGTCCCCCGACTGATCGCGCCGGTCGTCGGATTCCCCCGACCGATCTCCGCCCGACGCACCCGGTCGGTTTCTATTCTTCTCGTCTCGTCGGTTTTCATCCGGCGCGTCCGGTCGGTTTCCATCGGGCCCGTCCCGTCGGTTCTCATCCGGTTCGTCCGATCGGTCGTCGTCAGGTGGCGGTTCATCGGTCACTATCGTTTCACCTCGACGCGTCCGCTCCGCAGGTGTTCGTGGGCTTCGCGGGCGACCTCGAGTTCGTCCTCGATCGCTTCCTTTCGGGCGCGATACTCCGTCTCCGATCGCTCGCCGAGTTCGTACAGGAGCCGGTTCTCCTTCCGTTCGTCCTCGAGCGCCTCGATGTCGTAGAGCTCGTCGAGTGCGACGGTGTGGATCGCGTCGAGGATGTTCACGAACGGCCCGAAGAGAAGGTCGTCGAGGACGAACACGGGAGATCACCGCGCCCCGATCGTCACGTCGACGAAGCTGTAGGGGGCGAACGGGCCCGTATACTGGACGATTACGTCCTCGAGATCGGGGCTGTCCTCGAGTTCCGCGACGGCCTCGTCGAACTGTTCGCGCGCCGATTCCTCGACGAGGTACGACCGGTTGAGGACGAGCCGATCGCTGAAGTCGTCGTTCTCGACCGACTTGACGGCCAGCGGCTCGAGTGCGTCTGCGACGATCTCCTCGATCGCCTCGCGATCGACGTCGGCGTCCGCTTCGGTGACCAGCTTGAGTCCGAGTTCGATCCGACCCTCGATATCGCGGATCGCGCGTCGGAACGCCGGCCGAGCGCCTCGAATGACGTTCTTCAGCGCTCGGTTGCTCTCGAAGGCCATCCCGAACCGCATCGGGACGATCGGATGGCCGTTCGTCCGCGCCATGATCTCGCGGAGGACCTCGTCGTGGCGTCTCGCGTCCTCGTCCGTCTCCTCCGGTTCGGTCGTGTCGATGTCCGAGACGACCGCTTCGTACCGGCGGTGCGGGACGGTGTAGACTCGATCTGCGCCCCCCACGGCGTCGGTTTCGAACTCGAGGTTCGCGCCCGACTCGACGATGCCGTAGACGTAGCGGTTGGTCACGCGTGACCACCTCCTTCGACGGAGGGAAGTCTCGGGGCGAAGGGAAACGGCTTCGCAGCGAGCGGAGACGACCGCGAATCGAGCGATAGCCTCGCGAAGCGCGGGCAGGGGCGCGATCGATGCACCGCTCGAGGCGTGCATCGAACTAATCCGCTCGAGGAGGTGGGATGGGCTCGGAGTCGCCGACGGCGGTTCGGTTCGGTTATCATGGTGTCGTCGCGTTCGCGGACTCCGGTTGAGCGTCGTGGCTGCCACCCGTCGTCAGACCGGTCGGGTCCGAATCCCCGACGGCGCTCGAGGGAGATCCCACGGACCACAGCGGAGACGAGGAGGCTCCACGGACTATCATCAGCCCGAACACCGTGGGGTCATCAGTCGAATCAGAGCCATCAGTCGGGTCACCTTGGGGCCGCGACCGCGATTCGAACCGAACTACGCTTCCAGCCGCCGTTATACTCGTGCTTGCAGTAGCAGTTCGCAGCCGAGTGTGTCCACGTGTCGCGAATGTGCCACGCCTCTCAGACCCCCGATAATCGGTCGGTTCGATCGGAACCGGATCGGCTCAATTTCGGAATCCACAGCTAACGCCGATGAACCGGTGGGAGACGCTGTGTGGCGGCCAACTTGCAAACGCAACGCGAGTCGTCAAACCCGTTCCCGGTGGAAGGGCAGTCGAGATGGCATCACCACAACGAAGACCGGACTCTTCGAGTCTCGCGGAGGTACTCGATCGGGTCCTCGACAAGGGCGTCGTCATCGACATCTGGGCGCGCGTTTCGGTCGTCGGGATCGAACTGCTCACCGTCGAAGCACGCGTCGTCGTCGCGTCGGTGGACACCTTCCTACACTACGCACAGGAGATCGCAAAAATTGAGAAGGCGACGACAGACGGGGAA is part of the Halostagnicola kamekurae genome and harbors:
- the gvpH gene encoding Hsp20/alpha crystallin family protein, with product MTDEPPPDDDRSDEPDENRRDGPDGNRPDAPDENRRDEKNRNRPGASGGDRSGESDDRRDQSGDDDHWLSSLLGLLDALDRSASGSTSDRRGGRFGFEYDVSIDSGLESPGSADGRPPVRSPDGFREPPGGRDPGSRSSRTRRRRPSPPPHHVSVRRFDDELVLAADISGADPETVTVGFSGSGDDTALVVGVGDRELERVDVPWEPSSVETDARIKNGVLTVTVSSGPADGEADARSDDPGSGGDRRD
- the gvpF gene encoding gas vesicle protein GvpF, which gives rise to MFVLDDLLFGPFVNILDAIHTVALDELYDIEALEDERKENRLLYELGERSETEYRARKEAIEDELEVAREAHEHLRSGRVEVKR
- a CDS encoding GvpL/GvpF family gas vesicle protein — its product is MTNRYVYGIVESGANLEFETDAVGGADRVYTVPHRRYEAVVSDIDTTEPEETDEDARRHDEVLREIMARTNGHPIVPMRFGMAFESNRALKNVIRGARPAFRRAIRDIEGRIELGLKLVTEADADVDREAIEEIVADALEPLAVKSVENDDFSDRLVLNRSYLVEESAREQFDEAVAELEDSPDLEDVIVQYTGPFAPYSFVDVTIGAR
- the gvpA gene encoding gas vesicle protein GvpA; its protein translation is MASPQRRPDSSSLAEVLDRVLDKGVVIDIWARVSVVGIELLTVEARVVVASVDTFLHYAQEIAKIEKATTDGELEDLEELEIERRPESSPLSAS